A window of Zingiber officinale cultivar Zhangliang chromosome 5A, Zo_v1.1, whole genome shotgun sequence contains these coding sequences:
- the LOC121982138 gene encoding zinc transporter 3-like, with amino-acid sequence MKLCFFFFFFFLLLLLLLPLGALAECECDRDVRGRDSTAALRLKFVAIASILAAGAVGVLIPILGRSVSALRPESNLFFVIKAFAAGVILATGLIHILPAAFQSLTSPCLAERPWRQFPVTGFVVMSSAIVTMMIDSFATSYYKRSHFSKARPVEEEGEETASPDQAHPFHVHGHDSSDAAAEAASLSERIRHQVISQVLELGILVHSIIIGISLGASGRPSTIRPLVGALSFHQFFEGIGLGGCIVQASFRTKSTVVMAVFFSLTAPMGIALGIAVSSIYDETSATALIVEGVFNAASAGILVYMALVDLLATDFTNPRLQSNGRLQLWCHLAVLVGAGLMSLLAKWA; translated from the exons ATGAagctctgcttcttcttctttttcttcttcctcctcctcctcctcctcctccctcttggagctcttgctGAGTGCGAGTGTGATCGAGACGTCCGAGGCCGCGACAGCACCGCGGCGCTGCGCTTAAAATTCGTCGCCATAGCCTCCATCCTAGCCGCCGGCGCCGTCGGCGTGCTCATCCCCATCCTCGGCAGGTCCGTCTCGGCCTTGCGCCCAGAGTCCAATCTGTTCTTCGTCATCAAGGCCTTCGCCGCCGGCGTCATCCTCGCCACGGGGCTGATTCACATCCTCCCGGCGGCGTTCCAGAGCTTGACGTCGCCGTGCCTCGCCGAGCGGCCCTGGCGGCAGTTCCCAGTCACAGGGTTCGTGGTCATGTCGTCGGCCATCGTTACGATGATGATCGACTCCTTCGCCACCAGCTACTACAAGCGGTCCCACTTCAGCAAGGCGAGGCCAGTGGAAGAAGAAGGCGAGGAGACGGCCTCGCCGGATCAAGCGCATCCCTTCCATGTCCACGGCCATGACTCCTCGGACGCCGCAGCAGAGGCGGCCTCCCTCTCGGAGCGGATTAGGCACCAAGTGATTTCCCAA GTACTGGAGCTTGGAATCCTGGTCCATTCAATAATCATCGGCATCTCATTAGGTGCCTCCGGGAGGCCCTCCACGATTAGGCCTCTCGTCGGGGCCTTGAGCTTCCACCAATTCTTCGAGGGGATAGGACTCGGTGGATGCATCGTTCAG GCAAGCTTCAGAACCAAGTCGACGGTGGTGATGGCAGTGTTCTTCTCCCTCACGGCTCCCATGGGGATTGCTCTGGGCATCGCCGTCTCCTCCATCTACGACGAGACGAGCGCGACAGCGCTCATCGTTGAGGGCGTCTTCAATGCGGCGTCCGCAGGCATCCTCGTGTACATGGCGCTGGTCGATCTGTTGGCGACGGACTTCACCAATCCCAGGCTGCAGAGCAATGGGAGGCTGCAGCTGTGGTGTCATCTTGCAGTTTTGGTGGGTGCAGGTCTCATGTCGCTGCTTGCTAAATGGGCCTAG